In one Neobacillus sp. WH10 genomic region, the following are encoded:
- a CDS encoding ROK family protein → MRKFLAFDIGGTLLKYGVLNEDGTFIEKYECSTEAHLGGAAILNKVKECGNRLVGKHTISGICISTAGQVDSKEGTILYASSLIPDYTGTPVKKELEAYFQLQVEVENDVNCAGLAESWIGTGKDAKSLFCLTIGTGIGGSYILDNKLHTGHSFSGGEIGYIPIEGDQFEKLASTSTLVRNVATLKGMSEAELNGKAVFELAQAGDEICIQEIERLVYYLSKGIATIAYMMNPEMIIIGGGITAQKDYLYPLIWKQLQKDIIPAVLKKTKIEIAQNLNNAGMIGALRHFMLQESLKPLKSVTTIIESNLHKLTKREQIIAKYIIQNLESVPNKTISELSRQINVSEATITRFCQKLEFGSYNKLRLLSKEASVSTRLYESSEMASLNEVKETYLSMLKKFDTLHQQKDIQELTQQLTNTTQVFLYGGHELAYVAEQLKYHLLKLGIQADAFSTNYQIEMSTYSINPEMIILGLSMSGYTSEVVKMLEKAKKMGCVTVGITSQQDSPLADISDICLLIPTAEGNADEDGSIGEVSVLYLLDVILREVQYSQKLAGQKKYDDGLK, encoded by the coding sequence ATGAGAAAATTTTTAGCGTTTGATATTGGCGGAACGTTGCTTAAGTATGGCGTCCTAAATGAGGATGGCACGTTTATCGAAAAATATGAATGCTCCACAGAGGCGCACTTAGGCGGAGCGGCAATTCTTAACAAGGTAAAAGAATGCGGTAATCGTCTGGTAGGAAAACATACAATCAGCGGAATTTGTATTAGTACAGCCGGTCAGGTTGATTCAAAGGAAGGGACGATTCTTTATGCTTCTTCGTTAATCCCTGATTATACTGGCACTCCTGTCAAAAAAGAACTAGAGGCGTATTTTCAATTGCAGGTCGAAGTAGAGAATGATGTAAATTGTGCAGGATTGGCAGAGTCTTGGATTGGCACAGGGAAGGATGCAAAAAGTCTCTTCTGTCTAACGATAGGAACCGGTATAGGCGGCAGTTATATTCTGGATAATAAGTTACACACGGGCCATAGCTTCAGCGGTGGCGAAATTGGCTATATTCCCATCGAAGGCGACCAATTTGAGAAATTGGCTTCAACAAGTACACTAGTGCGAAATGTGGCAACATTAAAAGGGATGTCAGAAGCAGAGTTAAATGGTAAAGCCGTTTTTGAACTCGCCCAGGCAGGGGATGAAATTTGTATTCAAGAGATTGAACGACTTGTTTATTATTTGTCCAAGGGCATCGCGACGATTGCTTATATGATGAATCCAGAAATGATTATTATCGGTGGAGGGATCACAGCACAGAAGGATTATCTTTACCCATTGATTTGGAAGCAACTGCAAAAAGATATTATCCCGGCTGTTTTGAAAAAAACCAAAATCGAGATTGCACAGAATCTGAATAATGCCGGGATGATTGGAGCACTGCGTCATTTTATGCTACAGGAATCGTTGAAGCCGCTAAAAAGTGTGACAACGATTATTGAATCCAATCTGCATAAGCTGACCAAAAGAGAGCAAATCATCGCTAAATACATTATCCAGAATTTGGAATCTGTTCCTAATAAAACTATATCAGAGCTATCGCGGCAAATTAATGTCTCAGAAGCGACTATCACAAGGTTCTGCCAAAAGCTTGAATTCGGCTCTTACAATAAGTTGCGTCTATTATCAAAAGAAGCATCTGTAAGTACAAGATTGTATGAATCGTCTGAGATGGCGAGTTTGAACGAAGTGAAGGAAACTTACTTAAGCATGCTGAAAAAGTTCGATACGCTTCATCAACAGAAGGATATTCAAGAATTGACTCAACAACTAACCAATACGACACAGGTTTTCTTGTATGGCGGACATGAGCTAGCATATGTGGCAGAACAATTAAAATATCATTTATTGAAACTAGGCATTCAGGCTGATGCATTTTCAACGAACTACCAAATAGAGATGTCTACGTATTCGATTAATCCGGAAATGATTATCCTTGGTTTAAGCATGTCTGGGTACACCTCAGAGGTTGTCAAGATGCTGGAAAAAGCTAAGAAGATGGGTTGCGTGACTGTGGGAATTACCAGTCAACAGGATTCCCCATTGGCGGATATTTCCGACATTTGCCTGTTGATTCCTACCGCGGAAGGAAATGCTGACGAAGATGGCTCTATTGGTGAAGTTTCTGTACTATATTTACTTGATGTAATCCTAAGAGAGGTTCAGTATAGTCAAAAACTTGCTGGTCAAAAAAAATATGATGATGGACTGAAGTAA
- a CDS encoding DUF4127 family protein, which produces MKVAYLPIDERPCNLHYVQMIARSGAEVQLILPDSHLLGYKKKPANTEGLWVWLNRAAETADALIISIDMLVYGGLLPSRLHYLTEETAVTWLDRLRSLRQAYPKLPIYASTLIMRTPKYSSSDEEPDYYEHWGRELFLRSYLLDKQARESLSEEETEQLQDIVSQLPQEYIEDYETRRSFNSNLNVAMLELVKEGVLTFLSIPQDDSAEYGYTAIDQQKVVEKRNLLRLQKKVHMYPGADEVGATLLARVYNDLKGQTPKIYPFWSSTLGPQLIPMYEDRPYAESLKAHVLAAGCQLVDTAKEADLLLAYNSPGRVMQESWDQKCKDITYTTFRNLLAFVDQLKRYIQSGKKVIVADAAFANGGDRELITLLDEEQVLDQLISYKGWNTNCNTLGTTICQGVLGADGKPDVVKENLLYHLLDDYVYQAEIRMEMVADFLPKLDLSYFDLKNQAEFVNRERDTRMLKRFNESILHSFKEIQLLKIESFAPWNRMFECGLSLQINWNEG; this is translated from the coding sequence ATGAAAGTAGCATATCTACCTATTGATGAACGTCCCTGCAATCTACACTATGTGCAAATGATCGCCCGGTCCGGAGCAGAAGTACAATTGATTTTACCAGACAGCCATTTGCTGGGATATAAAAAGAAACCAGCAAATACGGAGGGACTTTGGGTGTGGTTGAATCGAGCTGCTGAAACGGCAGATGCCTTAATCATTAGTATCGATATGTTGGTTTATGGAGGTCTGCTTCCCTCACGGCTGCATTACTTAACAGAGGAAACTGCGGTGACTTGGCTGGACCGGCTGCGTTCGCTTCGTCAGGCATATCCGAAACTGCCGATTTACGCTTCTACTTTAATCATGCGTACGCCAAAGTATAGCTCAAGTGATGAAGAACCAGATTATTATGAGCACTGGGGGCGCGAGCTGTTTTTACGTTCCTATTTACTTGATAAGCAAGCACGGGAGTCGTTATCAGAGGAAGAAACAGAACAATTGCAGGATATTGTTTCACAGCTTCCTCAGGAATACATTGAAGATTATGAAACAAGGCGGAGCTTTAATTCAAACTTAAATGTAGCCATGTTGGAGCTTGTAAAAGAGGGTGTCCTTACGTTCTTATCGATTCCACAGGATGATAGTGCGGAATATGGTTATACGGCAATCGATCAACAAAAGGTTGTCGAAAAGCGTAATCTTCTTAGGTTACAAAAAAAGGTGCATATGTATCCAGGTGCTGATGAAGTAGGGGCGACGCTGCTTGCGCGTGTTTACAATGATTTAAAAGGTCAAACTCCGAAGATTTATCCGTTTTGGAGTAGTACACTTGGACCACAATTGATCCCAATGTATGAAGACCGTCCTTATGCGGAAAGCTTAAAAGCTCATGTGTTAGCAGCAGGCTGTCAATTAGTTGACACTGCTAAAGAAGCAGATTTGCTGTTGGCGTATAACTCGCCGGGACGGGTGATGCAGGAATCGTGGGATCAGAAGTGCAAGGACATTACCTATACCACCTTCAGGAATTTATTAGCGTTTGTTGATCAATTGAAACGGTATATTCAATCTGGGAAAAAGGTAATAGTAGCCGATGCGGCCTTTGCGAACGGGGGAGACCGTGAATTAATCACCTTATTAGATGAAGAACAAGTGTTAGATCAATTGATTTCCTATAAGGGTTGGAATACCAATTGTAATACGCTTGGAACGACGATCTGTCAGGGAGTTCTTGGGGCTGATGGGAAACCTGACGTGGTGAAAGAAAACTTACTCTATCATCTGTTGGATGATTATGTATATCAGGCCGAGATCCGGATGGAGATGGTCGCTGATTTTCTGCCAAAATTGGATTTATCTTATTTTGATTTAAAAAATCAGGCAGAGTTCGTTAATCGGGAACGGGATACTCGGATGCTTAAACGGTTTAATGAGTCGATCCTTCATAGCTTTAAAGAAATTCAGTTGCTGAAAATTGAAAGTTTTGCACCTTGGAATCGCATGTTTGAGTGTGGGTTATCACTACAAATAAATTGGAATGAGGGTTGA
- a CDS encoding acetylxylan esterase, producing the protein MNLFDLPLDQLRNYQPKQTKKSDFDAFWDQRIIENGKYPLHIHPKERSYGVAGVKVYDVYFDGFRNSRIHGVYVTPVIDTLEAPAAVIFHGYNWNTLQPHYAFKYSIQGIPVLLVEVRGQNVASQDRQLYTNGGSAGWMMLGIDDHDQYYYSQVYMDCYRSVDVVRELSGKSDVFVEGGSQGGALAIATAALQDHLLLALSDIPFLTHFERSVQLSTEGPYNEIYHYFKVHDPLHQTTDTVFGTLSYIDCMNLASRVTCPTLVGVGLEDTVCPPSSGFAMFHYLNGEKQICTYPEYGHGLPPAHEEEKLKFVASYCNKG; encoded by the coding sequence ATGAATCTATTTGATTTGCCGCTTGATCAGCTACGGAACTATCAGCCAAAACAAACGAAAAAGTCAGATTTTGACGCATTTTGGGACCAGCGTATCATTGAAAACGGGAAGTATCCACTCCATATCCATCCTAAAGAACGCTCATATGGGGTTGCGGGGGTCAAAGTGTATGATGTCTATTTTGATGGCTTTCGGAACTCACGAATCCATGGAGTTTATGTTACGCCCGTAATAGACACTCTCGAAGCTCCAGCTGCTGTTATTTTTCACGGTTATAACTGGAATACCCTTCAGCCGCATTATGCATTTAAATATAGCATCCAAGGTATTCCTGTTCTTTTAGTGGAGGTACGCGGTCAAAATGTAGCTTCACAGGACCGTCAGTTATATACAAATGGCGGCTCCGCTGGCTGGATGATGTTGGGGATTGATGACCATGATCAGTATTACTATAGCCAAGTCTACATGGATTGTTACCGAAGTGTGGACGTTGTACGGGAGTTATCGGGAAAGTCCGATGTATTTGTCGAAGGCGGAAGCCAAGGTGGTGCCCTTGCAATTGCCACAGCTGCGCTTCAAGATCATTTGCTGCTGGCATTAAGTGATATCCCCTTCTTAACACATTTTGAAAGATCCGTTCAGCTGTCAACAGAAGGTCCATATAATGAAATTTATCATTATTTCAAAGTCCATGATCCGCTTCATCAAACGACCGATACGGTTTTTGGAACGTTAAGTTATATCGATTGTATGAATTTAGCGAGTCGGGTAACCTGTCCAACGCTTGTTGGCGTTGGCTTAGAGGACACCGTCTGTCCACCATCAAGCGGATTTGCCATGTTCCACTATTTAAATGGTGAAAAACAAATTTGCACCTATCCTGAATATGGACATGGACTTCCTCCGGCTCATGAGGAGGAAAAACTGAAGTTTGTAGCGTCTTATTGTAATAAGGGCTAA